One window of the Pyrus communis chromosome 17, drPyrComm1.1, whole genome shotgun sequence genome contains the following:
- the LOC137723009 gene encoding amidase 1-like, producing MAIDSNHGAFMEKILIQPPSPSRDLPLSGLTFAVKDIFDVAGHVTGFGNPDWARTHPAAESTAPAVSAILSGGATCIGITVMDEMAYSINGENKHYGTPTNPCAPDRVPGGSSSGSAVAVGADLADFSLGTDTGGSVRVPSSYCGIFGFRPSHGVISTSGVTPMAQSFDTVGWFARNPAILNRVGQVLLQLPDRGPVVPTQFIIAEDCFQLSSIPSSRVKQVLVDSVEKLFGGHVIKHANLRDIVKDRVPSLNSFLDKGNASQEYNIPSLIALSSAMRLLQRYEFKNNHGEWVSTVRPDLGPGIAERVWEAVQSADENVDVCHSIKTELRAALTELLGDFGVLAIPTVPGAPPKLQTDPTTLETFRARAFSLLSIAGVSGFCQVSIPLAMYDNLPVSVSLLAKHGSDGFLLNLVETLYDTLKEQVGCL from the exons atggcgaTAGACTCAAACCATGGAGCTTTCATGGAGAAAATCCTTATACAACCGCCGTCTCCGTCGCGTGATCTTCCTCTGAGCGGCCTCACCTTTGCTGTCAAAGACAT ATTTGATGTGGCTGGACATGTGACCGGGTTTGGGAATCCTGATTGGGCGAGGACTCACCCGGCTGCCGAATCAACAGCTCCGGCTGTTTCGGCAATTTTGAGTGGAGGTGCCACATGTATTGGTATTACTGTCATGGATGAAATGGCATACAG TATAAATGGAGAGAACAAGCATTATGGTACTCCCACAAATCCATGTGCACCAGATAGGGTGCCTGGGGGCTCTTCTAGCGGTTCTGCTGTTGCCGTGGGTGCAGACCTCGCAGATTTTTCCTTAG GAACCGACACTGGAGGAAGTGTAAGAGTTCCATCTTCGTATTGTGGAATTTTTGGGTTTCGGCCATCTCATGGTGTCATTTCTACTTCTGGAGTTACGCCTATGGCACAAAGTTTCGATACAGTGG GATGGTTTGCTAGGAATCCCGCGATTTTGAATAGAGTTGGACAAGTGTTGCTCCAATTGCCTGATAGGGGACCTGTCGTGCCCACTCAGTTCATCATCGCAGAAGACTGTTTCCAGCTTTCAAGTATTCCAAGCAGTCGAGTAAAACAAGTACTTGTTGACTCAGTTGAGAAGTTATTTGGAG GTCATGTTATAAAGCATGCTAACCTCAGGGACATCGTCAAGGACAGAGTTCCAAGCTTGAACTCTTTCTTGGATAAGGGAAATGCAAGTCAAGAGTACAATATACCATCGTTGATAGCCCTATCAAGCGCCATGCGTCTACTTCAAAG GTATGAATTCAAGAACAACCATGGTGAATGGGTTAGTACAGTCAGACCTGACTTAGGTCCCGGGATAGCAGAACGTGTATGGGAAGCTGTTCAGTCAGCAGATGAAAATGTCGATGTATGTCACTCCATCAAGACTGAATTACGTGCTGCTCTTACTGAACTTCTCggg GATTTCGGTGTTCTCGCAATTCCTACAGTTCCAGGGGCTCCACCAAAACTGCAAACAGATCCTACTACACTCGAAACTTTTCGTGCCAGGGCATTCAGCTTGCTCTCCATTGCCGGAGTATCCGGATTCTGCCAG GTGAGTATACCACTGGCGATGTATGACAACCTACCTGTTTCAGTTTCCTTGTTGGCCAAGCATGGCTCGGATGGGTTCCTGCTCAATCTTGTCGAGACTCTTTACGACACTCTCAAAGAACAAGTCGGATGTTTGTGA
- the LOC137723553 gene encoding mevalonate kinase-like — MEVKARAPGKIILSGEHAVVHGTTAVASSIDLYTYVSLRFPTPSDSDDALRLQLKDVGLEFSWPIGRLKAVLSGLDIPNSSVPTSCSLESTKSLAALVDELKIPEANIGLGAGVLAFLWLYSSIQGFKPATVVVTSELPLGSGLGSSAAFCVALSGALLSFSNSVSLDLSHKEWTSFGDSELDLLNKWAFEGEMIIHGKPSGIDNTVSTYGNMIKFRSGSLTRIKSNTTLKMLITNTKVGRNTKALVAGVSERTLRHPKGMASVFNAVDSISTEMANIIQSSAPDDLSITEMEAKIEELMEMNQGLLQCMGVSHASIETVIRTTLKYKLASNLTGAGGGGCVLTLLPTLLSGTVVHKVTAELESCGFLCLTAAIGGNGVEICFGGSS, encoded by the exons ATGGAAGTGAAGGCAAGAGCACCTGGAAAAATCATACTCTCGGGGGAACATGCTGTTGTTCATGGAACGACGGCGGTGGCTTCCTCCATTGACCTTTACACCTACGTCTCTCTTCGCTTTCCCACTCCCtctg ATAGTGATGATGCACTAAGACTCCAGCTCAAGGATGTTGGATTAGAGTTTTCATGGCCTATTGGTAGATTAAAAGCAGTCCTATCAGGATTAGATATTCCCAACTCATCAGTGCCAACCTCATGTTCACTGGAGTCGACTAAATCACTTGCTGCTTTAGTTGATGAACTGAAGATTCCAGAGGCAAACATTGGACTTGGTGCTGGAGTGTTGGCTTTTCTTTGGCTATATTCATCTATCCAAGG ATTTAAACCTGCCACTGTTGTTGTCACTTCAGAACTTCCGTTGGGTTCAGGCCTGGGATCATCCGCCGCATTCTGTGTTGCACTCTCGGgtgctcttctttctttctcaaatTCTGTAAGTCTGGATTTGAGCCACAAAGAGTGGACCAGTTTTGGGGACAGTGAACTTGATTTGCTGAACAAATGGGCTTTTGAAGGTGAAATGATCATCCATGGAAAGCCATCTGGAATCGACAATACAGTTAGCACATACG GCAATATGATCAAGTTTCGCTCAGGTAGTCTGACTCGTATCAAATCGAACACAACACTCAAAATGCTTATTACCAACACAAAAGTTGGGAGGAACACGAAGGCCTTAGTCGCTGGTGTTTCGGAGAGAACTTTAAGGCATCCAAAGGGCATGGCTTCTGTGTTTAACGCAGTGGATTCTATCAGCACGGAAATGGCTAACATCATCCAATCGTCTGCGCCCGATGATCTCTCCATCACTGAGATGGAAGCGAAAATAGAAGAGTTAATGGAAATGAATCAAGGTCTGCTCCAATGTATGGGGGTCAGCCACGCTTCAATTGAAACCGTTATCCGAACAACGTTGAAATACAAGTTAGCTTCCAATCTGACGGGAGCTGGGGGTGGAGGTTGTGTTCTCACGCTGCTGCCAACCT TGCTATCAGGAACTGTTGTTCATAAAGTAACTGCTGAGCTGGAGTCTTGTGGATTCCTTTGTCTGACGGCCGCCATCGGTGGAAACGGAGTTGAAATTTGCTTCGGCGGTTCATCGTAA
- the LOC137723785 gene encoding root phototropism protein 3-like, with the protein MYAFVLHGHDKATAGTKNADRENLGQFSVCGGRRNKCVITPANVGMVAEAIERRNQNWFVRTEVVNDLIIQVGDSNFYLHKLPMVMRSGYLNRLVFQRISVGRDASPKIQIDNLPGGAKVFESVVKFCYGWKVDLTAANVAPLYCAAHFLEMSDDFEQGNLISKTETFLSFLMFSSWKDTFRILRSCESISSCAKELKISKRSAEAIAWKACTNLKAFSSETDEIQCFNVLPNNAENPRFQDAADTWWFEDVSFLRIDHFIEVVQALKLKGMRADLIGSCIAHWTAKWLSRVTSGLERMTPKHMTHQLLRVTTECLVKVLPTEENSITCNFILHLLKLGFMTKINSDLLNMLERRIAFKLDQCRAPDLLVRNYGEKESVYDVGLVIRVVVSYVSIVLSSPTPKRFAVGRLIDGYLTLVAKDENLKVNNFQSLAEALPKDARFCDDNLYRAIDTYLKVHPNLTKEERMSLCRNLEYHRLSQEARQHVMKNDRLPLKINTRFILLEQVNMSRSMTAIGSNYRRTMTQAIVRVNKGLGKGMANLRKEINSMAAEVETMRLQLNDLKICKTKLQNQVKRCIV; encoded by the exons ATGTATGCTTTTGTCTTGCATGGACATGACAAGGCTACTGCAGGTACGAAAAATGCCGATAGAGAAAATCTTGGTCAGTTTTCAGTATGCGGTGGGAGGCGCAACAAGTGTGTCATTACTCCGGCTAATGTCGGTATGGTTGCTGAAGCTATAGAGAGAAGAAATCAGAACTG gTTTGTTAGGACAGAAGTGGTAAATGATTTGATCATACAAGTTGGAGACTCCAACTTTTACTTGCACAAG CTTCCGATGGTCATGAGAAGTGGATACTTGAATCGACTAGTATTCCAGAGAATTAGTGTAGGGAGAGATGCCAGCCCCAAAATCCAGATAGACAATCTTCCAGGCGGAGCAAAAGTTTTCGAATCTGTAGTCAAGTTCTGCTATGGTTGGAAGGTTGATCTAACTGCTGCCAACGTAGCTCCGCTATATTGTGCTGCGCATTTCTTGGAAATGAGTGATGACTTCGAACAAGGAAATCTGATTTCCAAAACCGAGACCTTTTTGAGCTTTTTGATGTTTTCGTCATGGAAAGACACCTTCCGGATTTTGAGAAGCTGTGAATCGATCTCTTCGTGCGCTAAAGAGTTGAAAATCTCCAAACGAAGTGCGGAAGCTATTGCTTGGAAGGCCTGTACAAACCTTAAAGCATTTAGTTCTGAAACTGATGAAATACAGTGCTTCAATGTTCTGCCAAACAATGCAGAGAACCCGAGGTTTCAAGATGCAGCTGACACTTGGTGGTTTGAAGATGTCTCGTTCCTTCGAATAGATCATTTCATCGAAGTGGTCCAAGCCTTAAAACTTAAAGGGATGAGAGCAGACCTGATAGGATCCTGTATAGCGCATTGGACTGCAAAATGGCTCTCGCGAGTCACCTCTGGACTCGAAAGAATGACCCCGAAGCATATGACACATCAGCTCCTAAGAGTTACAACCGAGTGCTTGGTTAAGGTACTTCCTACGGAGGAGAATTCAATTACTTGCAACTTTATACTTCATCTTCTTAAGCTAGGGTTTATGACAAAAATAAACTCGGACTTGTTGAACATGCTCGAAAGAAGAATAGCTTTCAAGCTGGATCAATGTCGCGCTCCGGATCTCTTGGTTAGGAACtatggagagaaagagagtgtctATGATGTCGGTCTTGTTATAAGGGTGGTGGTGTCATATGTTTCCATAGTTTTGAGTAGTCCAACACCAAAAAGGTTTGCGGTTGGAAGGCTGATAGACGGATATCTTACCCTAGTTGCAAAGGATGAGAACCTTAAGGTGAATAATTTCCAATCACTTGCAGAAGCATTGCCAAAAGACGCTCGGTTTTGCGATGACAATCTTTATAGAGCCATTGACACGTACCTCAAG GTACACCCTAActtaacaaaagaagaaagaatgagtCTGTGTAGAAACCTGGAGTATCATCGGTTGTCACAAGAAGCACGCCAGCACGTAATGAAGAATGATCGGTTACCCTTGAAGATTAATACGCGATTTATCCTTCTTGAGCAAGTAAACATGTCAAGGTCCATGACAGCTATTGGATCAAATTACCGAAGAACGATGACTCAGGCAATTGTCAGAGTAAATAAAGGTTTAGGGAAGGGAATGGCGAACTTGCGGAAGGAAATAAATTCAATGGCAGCAGAGGTTGAGACAATGAGATTGCAGCtcaatgatttgaaaatttgcaaaacaaagCTTCAAAACCAAGTGAAGAGATGTATCGTATAG
- the LOC137723530 gene encoding uncharacterized protein, producing MEKRGLNADKIKSSSSCSEEDPNPCPICLGPIIQDSYLEKCLHKFCYKCILRWTEVVARKQSCPPDYIKCPLCKTENVCIIYDYDGCSFQKHCIDQDSGFILSKDHKYRLQCYYTEPGFLSDIFDVSRYWKSHKYLQPNRWLQSWLRREIQALMQEEDVDIVMHHIHGVIKSSLTRDEQKGRTTAPEETQGEFQESTSDAAGPFLAAKTNRFVNEVELFLASGLNIEAYDAVCMQRLGWSAPGVTTEPAEGELAEHRPVIPYLNIFYDSDCSE from the exons ATGGAGAAGCGAGGATTGAATGCCGACAAAATCAAAAGCTCTTCTTCTTGTTCGGAGGAGGACCCAAATCCTTGCCCCATCTGCCTCGGACCCATAATTCAAGATTCTTATCTCGAAAAATGTCTCC ATAAGTTCTGTTACAAGTGCATTTTGCGTTGGACGGAAGTTGTTGCTCGCAAGCAGTCTTGCCCGCCGGATTATATAAAGTGTCCTCTTTGCAAG ACGGAAAATGTTTGTATAATATATGATTACGATGGATGTTCTTTTCAAAAGCATTGCATTGATCAGGATTCAGG CTTTATCTTATCGAAGGATCACAAGTATAGATTGCAATGTTATTACACCGAACCAG gtttcTTAAGTGACATATTTGACGTATCACGCTATTGGAAGTCCCACAAGTATCTTCAGCCAAACCGCTGGCTCCAAAGTTGGTTGAGAAGGGAAATCCAAGCTCTCATGCAG GAGGAAGATGTTGACATCGTCATGCACCACATACATGGCGTGATTAAGTCATCCTTGACAAG GGATGAGCAGAAAGGTCGAACAACAGCACCTGAAGAAACACAAGGAGAATTTCAAGAATCAACCTCTGATGCAGCAGGGCCCTTCCTGGCAGCAAAAACCAATCGCTTTGTAAACGAGGTGGAACTATTTCTTGCTTCGGGTTTGAACATTGAAGCATACGATGCTGTGTGCATGCAACGCTTAGGTTGGAGTGCCCCGGGAGTAACTACGGAGCCAGCAGAGGGAGAACTTGCCGAACATAGACCTGTGATTCCTTACTTGAACATATTTTATGACTCCGACTGCAGCGAATGA